A single region of the Streptomyces virginiae genome encodes:
- a CDS encoding aldehyde dehydrogenase family protein, with protein sequence MTSTHAFWLAGRQATGEDSFDVHSPWDGRLVGTVSVPTDEQVEEAVAAAYAVTAEFSATPAHVRAAALDHVSKRLAERTEEIAQLISAENGKPVKWARGEVGRAVSVFRFAAEEARRFNGGEAQRLDTDAGGVGRLALTRRFVKGPVLGIAPFNFPLNLCAHKVAPAIAVGAPIILKPAPATPLSGLILGELLAETDLPAGSWSVLPVANDKMPALVKDERLPVISFTGSDTVGYAIQQSVPHKHCTLELGGNAAAVVLDDWSSEADLDWAATRIATFSNYQAGQSCISVQRVIADASVYDRLVEKVVEKVQAQVTGDPSDSATDVGPLVSEAAAQRVESWVDEAVAGGAKLLTGGKRAGASYEPTVLAHVPDGVKLATEEVFGPVLTLKKVENTDEAFAAVNDSKFGLQTGVFTRNVQTAFRAHRELEVGGVIIGDAPSYRADQMPYGGVKQSGVGREGVRYAMDDYTYERVLVLTGLDI encoded by the coding sequence ATGACTTCCACCCACGCCTTCTGGCTCGCCGGCCGCCAGGCCACCGGCGAGGACAGCTTCGACGTCCACTCCCCGTGGGACGGCCGACTGGTCGGCACGGTCAGCGTGCCCACCGACGAGCAGGTCGAAGAGGCCGTGGCCGCGGCGTACGCCGTGACGGCGGAGTTCTCCGCGACCCCCGCCCACGTCCGCGCCGCCGCCCTGGACCACGTCTCCAAGCGGCTCGCCGAGCGCACCGAGGAGATCGCCCAGCTGATCTCCGCCGAGAACGGCAAGCCCGTCAAGTGGGCCCGCGGCGAGGTCGGCCGTGCGGTGTCCGTGTTCCGCTTCGCCGCCGAAGAGGCCCGCCGCTTCAACGGTGGAGAGGCCCAGCGCCTGGACACCGACGCCGGTGGTGTCGGCCGTCTCGCGCTGACCCGCCGCTTCGTCAAGGGCCCGGTCCTCGGCATCGCGCCGTTCAACTTCCCGCTGAACCTGTGCGCCCACAAGGTGGCCCCGGCCATCGCCGTCGGCGCGCCGATCATCCTCAAGCCGGCCCCGGCCACGCCGCTGTCCGGTCTGATCCTGGGCGAGCTGCTCGCCGAGACCGACCTCCCGGCCGGCTCCTGGTCGGTCCTGCCGGTCGCGAACGACAAGATGCCGGCCCTGGTCAAGGACGAGCGTCTGCCCGTCATCTCCTTCACCGGTTCCGACACCGTCGGCTACGCCATCCAGCAGTCGGTGCCCCACAAGCACTGCACTCTGGAGCTCGGCGGCAACGCCGCGGCCGTCGTCCTGGACGACTGGTCCTCCGAGGCCGACCTCGACTGGGCCGCGACCCGTATCGCGACCTTCTCGAACTACCAGGCCGGCCAGTCCTGCATCTCCGTGCAGCGCGTGATCGCCGACGCCTCCGTCTACGACCGCCTCGTCGAGAAGGTCGTCGAGAAGGTCCAGGCCCAGGTCACCGGTGACCCGTCCGACTCCGCCACCGACGTCGGCCCCCTCGTCTCCGAGGCCGCCGCCCAGCGTGTCGAGTCCTGGGTCGACGAGGCCGTGGCCGGCGGAGCCAAGCTGCTCACCGGCGGCAAGCGCGCGGGTGCCTCGTACGAGCCCACCGTCCTGGCCCACGTGCCGGACGGCGTCAAGCTCGCCACCGAGGAGGTCTTCGGGCCGGTCCTGACGCTGAAGAAGGTCGAGAACACCGACGAGGCCTTCGCCGCCGTCAACGACTCGAAGTTCGGTCTGCAGACCGGCGTCTTCACCCGCAACGTGCAGACCGCGTTCCGCGCCCACCGTGAGCTCGAGGTCGGCGGTGTGATCATCGGCGACGCGCCGTCCTACCGCGCCGACCAGATGCCGTACGGCGGCGTCAAGCAGTCCGGTGTGGGCCGCGAGGGCGTCCGCTACGCGATGGACGACTACACGTACGAGCGGGTCCTGGTCCTGACCGGCCTCGACATCTGA
- a CDS encoding PucR family transcriptional regulator — translation MPLTLASLVQHSALKLGVRAGEGRLDTPVRWAHVSELADPVPYMEGGELLLITAMKLDAGDPEEMRAYVRRLAAAGVVGIGFAIGVNYEEIPEALVEAARAEDMPLLEVPRRTPFLAISKAVSAALAADQYRAVTAGFEAQRELTRAALSVDGPTELLVKLAAHVHGWAALYDTSGAVVAAAPDWAARRAARLTPDVERLRERPAPASAVVGGSEDRVELQSLGTGRRARGALAVGTAAPLGTAERYAVHSAVALLTLTTERSRSLHDAESRLGAAVLRMLLAGEADHARSVAGDLYGALLEAPFRIVVAEPALAGTAQPEGLALLTDAVESAAARTGEALLVVPEAGRLVVLASDGGSAVQACVDHAEVLEARRGRDASGPEPDELVVGLSASAGPGSVAAALKQADQALAVARRRGRPMVEHEDMAAGSVLPLLADDAVRAFADGTLRALREHDATGRGDLVASLQAWLSRHGQWDAAAADLGVHRHTLRYRMKRVEEILGRSLEDPDVRMELWLALKATSAP, via the coding sequence ATGCCGCTCACCCTCGCCTCACTCGTCCAGCACTCGGCGCTCAAGCTCGGCGTCCGGGCGGGGGAGGGGCGCCTCGACACCCCGGTGCGCTGGGCCCACGTCAGTGAGCTCGCCGATCCCGTCCCCTACATGGAGGGCGGGGAGCTGCTCCTGATCACCGCGATGAAGCTGGACGCGGGGGACCCGGAAGAGATGCGGGCCTACGTACGCCGCCTCGCCGCCGCCGGGGTCGTCGGCATCGGCTTCGCGATCGGGGTCAACTACGAGGAGATCCCCGAGGCGCTGGTCGAGGCCGCGCGGGCCGAGGACATGCCGTTGCTGGAGGTACCCCGGCGGACCCCCTTCCTGGCGATCAGCAAAGCGGTCTCCGCGGCCCTCGCGGCGGACCAGTACCGGGCCGTGACCGCCGGGTTCGAGGCCCAGCGGGAGCTGACGCGGGCCGCGCTCTCCGTCGACGGCCCCACCGAACTGCTGGTGAAACTGGCCGCGCACGTCCACGGATGGGCCGCCCTGTACGACACCTCGGGCGCGGTCGTCGCGGCCGCACCCGACTGGGCCGCGCGCCGCGCCGCCCGGCTGACCCCCGACGTGGAACGGCTGCGGGAGCGCCCGGCGCCCGCGAGCGCCGTGGTCGGCGGCTCCGAGGACCGCGTCGAACTCCAGTCCCTGGGCACGGGCCGGCGGGCCCGCGGCGCGCTCGCCGTCGGTACCGCGGCCCCGCTGGGCACCGCCGAGCGGTACGCCGTCCACTCCGCCGTCGCGCTGCTCACCCTCACCACCGAGCGCTCGCGCTCGCTGCACGACGCCGAGTCCCGGCTGGGGGCCGCGGTGCTGCGGATGCTGCTCGCGGGCGAGGCGGACCACGCGCGGTCCGTGGCCGGGGACCTGTACGGGGCCCTGCTGGAGGCGCCGTTCCGGATCGTCGTGGCCGAGCCGGCCCTCGCGGGGACCGCCCAGCCGGAAGGCCTGGCGCTGCTGACCGACGCCGTGGAGTCGGCCGCCGCCCGGACCGGGGAGGCACTGCTCGTCGTCCCCGAGGCGGGCCGGCTCGTGGTCCTGGCATCCGACGGGGGCTCGGCCGTCCAGGCGTGCGTGGACCACGCCGAGGTGCTGGAAGCGCGGCGCGGCCGGGACGCGTCCGGGCCGGAGCCGGACGAGCTGGTGGTCGGCCTGTCCGCGTCGGCCGGCCCGGGCAGTGTGGCGGCGGCCCTCAAACAGGCCGACCAGGCCTTGGCCGTGGCCCGGCGCCGTGGCCGGCCGATGGTGGAGCACGAGGACATGGCGGCGGGCTCGGTCCTGCCGCTGCTGGCCGACGACGCCGTACGGGCCTTCGCGGACGGCACCCTGCGCGCCCTGCGGGAGCACGACGCGACCGGGCGCGGCGATCTGGTGGCCTCGCTCCAGGCCTGGCTCTCCCGCCACGGGCAGTGGGACGCGGCCGCGGCCGACCTCGGCGTGCACCGGCACACCCTGCGCTACCGGATGAAGCGGGTCGAGGAGATCCTCGGCCGCTCCCTGGAGGACCCGGACGTCCGCATGGAACTGTGGCTCGCCCTCAAGGCCACCTCCGCGCCCTAG
- a CDS encoding ATP/GTP-binding protein, with the protein MDTDGTYDGHAMQRGHVPGPATPTPVTAYVPPPLAPPKPAHAPAAVPSLADWAGVPRPQSEPGVWRFGHEPRKEEAAEAATDRSLLIGAVISFLACVLLWSLLTNNYIPYADVPVKLFTPRDWWEFGGGAADHRGTAALQAYELLLTGALVFWFSRLGSWSLAFERLVAARGPGARVAGAAAVALFVAMLIATRTLPADDLVFSHLPYPELGRAVTLAVNLLFVVLYGPVLYLFLRLAGWRGPRGRSTSPATAAAATPARPETGGPDDPARWPQLRAAGLGDLAERLEAEAGRGLMNDVDYTRIRRAWDSVRVDPSRMRAFADAVRDKGAGACAHPSGARDLPVRAARHDLLARQVLLGTVEDGTRNPYPRRGTALALDPDVLGTSLLAVGPSGTGKTRHLVRPVVESLSLQALAGQAAVVAVGAAGAQLGPDAAFDVVVRVGDPASVYDLDLYGGATDPDEAATLLAEAFVGDVPGIDVRRAATALAQLLGPFRAAYERFPAVPELRELLDGLPTALDTLRRDLAGQHAMLRELDARARQHGAPADPGPALADRVALLDRPVFAGFFDTTGQGRPFSLRALEHPIRVRVDLPERGHADASRMLARLLLAQFNAAAAARTDRSLFAFLAFDDASHTLTAGTVRGVQRLRSAHAGVLLTLRTLDDVPEELRTPLLGSVGCRMAFSGVTTWDGKRFAEAWGTEWVETRDVTHRTVFADQPLTRLMHSFRKLVTGKAVTTDAVTVRQVERERWSASDLAHAVPPGHAVLSLTSVRGERAAPLLVRLAGTS; encoded by the coding sequence ATGGACACCGACGGCACGTACGACGGCCACGCGATGCAACGAGGCCACGTTCCCGGACCAGCCACCCCCACCCCCGTTACCGCGTACGTCCCCCCACCCCTGGCCCCGCCGAAGCCGGCCCATGCACCGGCTGCGGTCCCCTCCCTCGCGGACTGGGCCGGTGTCCCTCGGCCGCAGTCGGAACCGGGCGTCTGGCGGTTCGGGCACGAACCCCGGAAGGAGGAGGCGGCGGAGGCCGCCACCGACCGGTCGCTGCTGATCGGAGCGGTCATCTCGTTCCTGGCGTGCGTACTGCTCTGGTCCCTGCTGACCAACAACTACATTCCCTACGCCGACGTCCCCGTGAAGCTCTTCACCCCCCGGGACTGGTGGGAGTTCGGCGGCGGAGCCGCCGACCACCGGGGCACGGCGGCACTGCAGGCCTACGAGCTGCTGCTGACGGGAGCGCTGGTCTTCTGGTTCAGCCGGCTGGGCTCCTGGAGCCTGGCCTTCGAAAGGCTCGTCGCGGCCCGCGGTCCCGGTGCTCGTGTCGCGGGCGCGGCGGCCGTAGCCCTGTTCGTCGCGATGCTCATCGCGACGAGGACCCTGCCGGCGGACGACCTCGTCTTCAGCCACCTTCCCTATCCCGAACTGGGGAGGGCGGTCACGCTCGCCGTCAACCTGCTGTTCGTGGTGCTGTACGGACCCGTCCTCTACCTCTTCCTTCGATTGGCGGGGTGGCGGGGTCCGCGCGGCCGCTCCACATCGCCGGCGACCGCTGCTGCGGCCACCCCCGCCCGCCCTGAGACTGGCGGCCCCGACGACCCTGCCCGGTGGCCTCAGTTGCGGGCCGCCGGGCTCGGGGACCTGGCCGAGCGGTTGGAGGCGGAGGCCGGGCGTGGGCTGATGAACGATGTGGACTACACCCGGATCCGGCGCGCGTGGGACTCCGTGCGCGTCGACCCCTCGCGCATGCGGGCCTTCGCCGACGCCGTGCGCGACAAGGGCGCCGGCGCCTGTGCGCACCCGTCCGGGGCGCGGGACCTGCCCGTGCGGGCCGCCCGGCACGATCTGCTCGCCCGGCAGGTCCTGCTCGGCACCGTGGAGGACGGCACGCGCAACCCCTACCCCCGCCGCGGCACCGCCCTCGCCCTCGACCCCGACGTGCTCGGTACCTCCCTGCTCGCCGTCGGGCCCTCCGGCACCGGCAAGACCCGGCACCTGGTCCGGCCCGTCGTCGAGTCGCTCTCGCTCCAGGCCCTCGCCGGCCAGGCCGCCGTCGTCGCCGTCGGAGCCGCCGGCGCCCAGCTCGGCCCGGACGCCGCCTTCGACGTCGTGGTCCGCGTCGGCGACCCCGCCTCCGTCTACGACCTCGACCTCTACGGCGGCGCCACCGACCCCGACGAGGCCGCCACCCTGCTCGCCGAAGCCTTCGTCGGGGACGTCCCCGGGATCGACGTGCGCCGGGCCGCGACCGCCCTCGCCCAGCTCCTCGGGCCGTTCCGGGCGGCGTACGAGCGCTTCCCGGCCGTGCCCGAGCTGCGCGAGCTGCTCGACGGACTGCCCACCGCCCTCGACACCCTGCGCCGCGACCTCGCCGGGCAGCACGCCATGCTGCGCGAGCTCGACGCCCGGGCCCGCCAACACGGCGCCCCCGCCGACCCCGGCCCGGCCCTCGCCGACCGGGTGGCCCTGCTGGACCGGCCCGTCTTCGCCGGCTTCTTCGACACCACCGGCCAGGGCCGGCCGTTCTCGCTGCGCGCCCTGGAGCACCCGATCCGCGTCCGCGTCGACCTGCCCGAGCGCGGACACGCCGACGCCTCCCGGATGCTGGCCCGGCTGCTGCTCGCCCAGTTCAACGCCGCCGCGGCCGCCCGCACCGACCGCTCCCTCTTCGCCTTCCTCGCCTTCGACGACGCCTCCCACACCCTGACCGCCGGCACCGTGCGGGGTGTCCAGCGGTTGCGCTCGGCGCACGCGGGCGTCCTGCTCACGCTGCGCACGTTGGACGACGTACCGGAGGAGCTGCGGACACCGCTGCTCGGGTCCGTCGGCTGCCGGATGGCCTTCTCCGGGGTCACCACCTGGGACGGCAAGCGGTTCGCCGAGGCCTGGGGTACGGAGTGGGTGGAGACGCGGGACGTCACCCACCGCACCGTCTTCGCCGACCAGCCGCTCACCCGGCTGATGCACTCCTTCCGCAAGCTCGTCACCGGCAAGGCCGTCACCACGGACGCGGTGACCGTGCGCCAGGTGGAGCGCGAGCGGTGGTCCGCCTCGGACCTGGCGCACGCCGTGCCGCCGGGGCACGCGGTGCTGTCGCTGACCTCGGTACGCGGGGAACGCGCGGCTCCGCTGCTGGTCCGCCTGGCCGGAACGTCCTGA
- a CDS encoding phosphatase PAP2 family protein codes for MLVSGPLLTPDHALSRALVRTVPDPVTERLSDLGNVPVAVPVLVLAMAYATRRGRALAAGAAGLAMALVPALVIPFKEWTARPGPLEPWAAGYFPSGHTATAAVAYLGAALLLRPYTRRAWPTAVALVLTGATAVGLILRGWHWPLDVLASLLMCTPLLLGVAWADGHGRSGRVRKSRPDRSAQPPK; via the coding sequence GTGCTGGTCTCCGGCCCGTTGCTGACCCCGGATCACGCGCTGAGCCGCGCCCTGGTGCGCACCGTCCCGGACCCGGTCACCGAGCGCCTCTCCGACCTCGGCAACGTCCCGGTCGCCGTCCCCGTCCTCGTCCTGGCCATGGCCTACGCAACCCGGCGCGGGCGGGCCCTGGCCGCCGGGGCCGCCGGCCTGGCGATGGCCTTGGTGCCGGCGCTGGTCATCCCGTTCAAGGAGTGGACCGCCCGGCCCGGCCCGCTGGAACCCTGGGCCGCTGGCTACTTCCCCTCGGGCCACACGGCCACCGCGGCCGTCGCCTACCTCGGCGCGGCGCTGCTCCTGCGCCCGTACACCCGCCGGGCCTGGCCGACGGCCGTCGCCCTGGTCCTCACGGGGGCGACGGCCGTCGGCCTGATCCTGCGGGGCTGGCACTGGCCGCTGGACGTCCTGGCCAGCCTGCTGATGTGCACGCCCCTGCTGCTGGGCGTGGCCTGGGCCGACGGGCACGGCCGATCCGGCCGGGTCAGGAAGAGCCGGCCGGACCGATCGGCTCAGCCGCCGAAGTAG
- the gabT gene encoding 4-aminobutyrate--2-oxoglutarate transaminase, with the protein MTAVPQERKIVTAIPGPKSQELQARRLQTVAGGVGSVLPVFTARAGGGIIEDVDGNRLIDFGSGIAVTSVGASAEAVVRRASAQLADFTHTCFMVTPYEGYVEVCEALAELTPGTHAKKSALFNSGAEAVENAVKIARSYTKRQAVVVFDHGYHGRTNLTMALTAKNMPYKQGFGPFAPEVYRVPVAYGYRWPTGAENCGPEAAAQAIDQITKQIGAENVAAIIIEPVLGEGGFIEPAKGFLPAIVKFANDNGIVFVADEIQSGFCRTGQWFACEDEGIVPDLITTAKGIAGGLPLAAVTGRAEIMDAAHAGGLGGTYGGNPVACAGALGSIETMKELDLNAAAKKIESVMKARLTAMQEKYDIIGDIRGRGAMIAIELVKDPVSKTPFPEAAGALAKACHAEGLLVLTCGTYGNVLRFLPPIVIGEDLLNEGLDLIEAAFAAIGTAI; encoded by the coding sequence ATGACCGCTGTTCCGCAGGAGCGCAAGATCGTCACCGCGATCCCCGGCCCGAAGTCGCAGGAGCTGCAGGCCCGTCGCCTGCAGACCGTGGCCGGTGGCGTGGGTTCCGTGCTGCCCGTCTTCACGGCCCGCGCGGGCGGCGGCATCATCGAGGACGTCGACGGCAACCGCCTGATCGACTTCGGTTCCGGCATCGCCGTGACCTCGGTCGGCGCCTCCGCCGAGGCCGTCGTGCGTCGCGCCTCCGCGCAGCTCGCCGACTTCACCCACACCTGTTTCATGGTCACCCCGTACGAGGGCTACGTCGAGGTCTGCGAGGCCCTCGCCGAGCTGACCCCGGGCACCCACGCCAAGAAGTCGGCCCTGTTCAACTCCGGCGCCGAGGCCGTCGAGAACGCCGTCAAGATCGCCCGTTCGTACACCAAGCGCCAGGCCGTCGTCGTCTTCGACCACGGCTACCACGGCCGTACGAACCTCACCATGGCGCTGACGGCGAAGAACATGCCGTACAAGCAGGGCTTCGGTCCGTTCGCCCCCGAGGTGTACCGCGTGCCGGTCGCCTACGGCTACCGCTGGCCCACCGGCGCCGAGAACTGCGGCCCCGAGGCCGCCGCCCAGGCGATCGACCAGATCACCAAGCAGATCGGCGCCGAGAACGTCGCCGCGATCATCATCGAGCCGGTCCTCGGCGAGGGCGGCTTCATCGAGCCGGCCAAGGGCTTCCTGCCCGCGATCGTGAAGTTCGCCAACGACAACGGCATCGTCTTCGTGGCCGACGAGATCCAGTCCGGCTTCTGCCGCACCGGCCAGTGGTTCGCGTGTGAGGACGAGGGCATCGTCCCGGACCTGATCACCACCGCCAAGGGCATCGCGGGCGGTCTGCCGCTCGCCGCCGTGACCGGCCGCGCCGAGATCATGGACGCCGCGCACGCGGGTGGCCTGGGTGGCACCTACGGCGGTAACCCGGTGGCCTGCGCCGGCGCGCTCGGCTCCATCGAGACCATGAAGGAGCTCGACCTCAACGCCGCGGCGAAGAAGATCGAGTCGGTCATGAAGGCCCGCCTGACGGCCATGCAGGAGAAGTACGACATCATCGGCGACATCCGCGGCCGCGGCGCCATGATCGCGATCGAGCTGGTCAAGGACCCGGTGTCCAAGACCCCGTTCCCGGAGGCGGCCGGCGCCCTCGCCAAGGCCTGCCACGCCGAGGGCCTGCTCGTCCTCACCTGCGGCACCTACGGCAACGTGCTCCGCTTCCTCCCGCCGATCGTCATCGGCGAGGACCTGCTGAACGAGGGCCTGGACCTCATCGAGGCCGCGTTCGCGGCCATCGGCACGGCCATCTGA